From one Nocardioides sp. Kera G14 genomic stretch:
- a CDS encoding pyridine nucleotide-disulfide oxidoreductase — MRMPDVYGLCLTTSASAAAAYNAGLREVLRLRTGATRHFAEAIAYDPTFALGHAALALLGQELGASVDLHARMAAATLHAARGTEREQSHVAAVAAHLRGDSQPLLRHLEAHPRDALLLSAAVPTIAFTGATEVPQEAWSLVERCRPAYGDDWWFRGLLAFIRTEQLRFDEAMDLATASLDLEPSAGHSAHARAHAHYETGDHEAGLAWMDAWVVGDGATAESLTHFAWHAALHELTLGDLDAVRRRFETQLDPRHAIGCRALVDSGSLLFRWALTPGATDVPSMDEVIAATSTTTLTRPTTPFLAMHTLVAHLAMGDVSALQEVGAAARRQRHATQREVIAPMADAFALMASGRASEAADSLCRLQPHVWRVGGSDAQREIVEEARIAALLRADRWDEAREVLDRRLDRRRSPRDSAWRQQAQAR; from the coding sequence ATGCGTATGCCCGACGTGTACGGCCTGTGCCTGACCACCTCCGCGTCCGCAGCCGCCGCCTACAACGCCGGACTGCGTGAGGTGCTGCGCCTGCGCACCGGAGCGACCCGTCACTTCGCCGAGGCCATCGCCTACGACCCGACCTTCGCCCTGGGCCACGCGGCCCTTGCCCTGCTGGGTCAGGAGCTCGGTGCGTCGGTCGACCTGCACGCCCGGATGGCGGCCGCGACCCTGCACGCGGCCCGCGGCACCGAGCGGGAGCAGAGCCACGTCGCGGCCGTGGCCGCGCACCTCCGCGGCGACTCGCAGCCGCTGTTGCGCCATCTCGAGGCCCACCCGCGTGATGCCCTCCTGCTCTCCGCGGCCGTCCCGACGATCGCCTTCACCGGCGCCACCGAAGTACCCCAGGAGGCGTGGTCCCTCGTGGAGCGATGTCGGCCGGCGTACGGCGACGACTGGTGGTTCCGCGGCCTGCTGGCGTTCATCCGCACCGAGCAACTGCGCTTCGACGAGGCGATGGACCTGGCCACGGCGTCCCTCGACCTCGAGCCGAGCGCCGGGCACTCCGCCCACGCCCGGGCGCACGCGCACTACGAGACCGGCGACCACGAGGCCGGACTCGCCTGGATGGACGCCTGGGTCGTCGGGGACGGCGCGACCGCGGAGTCCCTGACCCACTTCGCCTGGCACGCCGCGCTCCACGAGCTCACCCTCGGTGACCTTGATGCCGTGCGCCGCCGCTTCGAGACGCAACTGGACCCCCGGCATGCCATCGGCTGCCGGGCCCTCGTCGACTCCGGCTCGCTCCTCTTCCGCTGGGCCCTGACCCCGGGGGCGACCGACGTGCCGTCGATGGACGAGGTCATCGCGGCCACCAGCACCACGACCCTGACGCGGCCGACCACGCCGTTCCTCGCGATGCACACCCTCGTCGCCCACCTGGCCATGGGCGACGTATCCGCGCTCCAGGAGGTCGGTGCCGCTGCCCGGCGCCAGCGGCACGCCACCCAGCGTGAGGTCATCGCGCCGATGGCCGACGCCTTCGCGCTGATGGCGTCGGGCCGCGCGTCGGAGGCGGCCGATTCCCTGTGCCGGCTGCAGCCCCACGTCTGGCGGGTCGGCGGCTCCGACGCCCAGCGCGAGATCGTCGAGGAGGCCCGGATCGCTGCGCTGCTCCGCGCCGACCGGTGGGACGAGGCGCGCGAGGTGCTCGACCGGCGCCTGGACCGACGTCGCTCGCCGCGCGACTCCGCCTGGCGTCAGCAGGCTCAGGCGAGGTAG